In Marmota flaviventris isolate mMarFla1 chromosome 17, mMarFla1.hap1, whole genome shotgun sequence, a single genomic region encodes these proteins:
- the Ormdl3 gene encoding ORM1-like protein 3, which yields MNVGTAHSEVNPNTRVMNSRGIWLSYVLAIGLLHVVLLSIPFVSVPVVWTLTNLIHNMGMYIFLHTVKGTPFETPDQGKARLLTHWEQMDYGVQFTASRKFLTITPIVLYFLTSFYTKYDQIHFILNTVSLMSVLIPKLPQLHGVRIFGINKY from the exons ATGAATGTGGGCACAGCACACAGCGAAGTGAACCCCAATACGCGGGTGATGAACAGCCGTGGCATCTGGCTCTCCTACGTGCTCGCCATTGGGCTTCTTCATGTCGTGCTGCTGAGCATCCCCTTCGTGAGTGTCCCTGTCGTCTGGACCCTCACCAACCTCATCCACAACATG GGCATGTACATCTTCCTGCACACAGTGAAAGGGACACCCTTCGAGACCCCAGACCAGGGCAAAGCGAGGTTGCTGACCCACTGGGAGCAGATGGACTACGGGGTCCAGTTCACGGCTTCTCGGAAGTTCTTGACCATCACGCCCATTGTGCT GTACTTCCTAACCAGCTTCTACACCAAGTACGACCAGATCCATTTCATCCTCAACACTGTGTCTCTGATGAGCGTTCTCATCCCTAAGCTGCCCCAGCTCCATGGAGTCCGCATTTTTGGCATCAATAAGTACTGA
- the Lrrc3c gene encoding leucine-rich repeat-containing protein 3C, with product MLPPAVRLLPLLLVIGTGGPVPSLRSPPQGCYVAQEAGERTFRCSQAGLSAVPSGIPNDTRKLFLDANQLASLPAGAFQHLSILEELDLSHNALAHLSGAAFQGLAGTLRHLDLSANQLASVPVEAFVGLQIQVNLSANPWRCDCALQEVLRQVRLASGTGTGIVCGPGARPDLVGQEFLLLAGEEELCGTGWGGAQRSTDVALLVTMGGWLTLVVAYLVHYVWQNQDETRRPLKRVPVLQVRSEDSSTLSTVV from the coding sequence ATGCTCCCACCAGCTGTTCGCCTCCTGCCCCTCCTACTGGTGATAGGCACAGGGGGTCCTGTGCCCAGCCTCCGGTCACCTCCCCAGGGCTGCTACGTGGCACAGGAAGCTGGTGAGAGGACATTCCGCTGCAGCCAGGCAGGCTTGAGTGCTGTGCCCTCGGGCATCCCCAATGACACCCGCAAGCTCTTCCTGGATGCCAACCAGCTGGCATCACTGCCAGCTGGTGCCTTCCAGCACCTGTCCATCCTGGAAGAGCTGGATCTGTCCCATAATGCCCTTGCCCACCTCTCAGGGGCTGCTTTCCAGGGTCTGGCAGGCACTCTACGCCACCTCGACCTCTCTGCCAACCAGTTGGCCTCGGTGCCTGTGGAGGCCTTTGTGGGGCTGCAGATCCAAGTGAACCTGTCTGCCAACCCATGGCGCTGTGACTGTGCCCTCCAGGAAGTGCTCAGGCAGGTGAGACTGGCCTCAGGCACCGGGACAGGCATCGTGTGCGGCCCAGGAGCCCGACCAGACCTTGTAGGGCAGGAGTTTCTGCTGCTGGCTGGGGAAGAAGAGCTGTGTgggacagggtggggaggggctcagaggaGCACTGACGTGGCCCTGCTGGTCACCATGGGGGGCTGGCTGACACTGGTGGTGGCTTATCTGGTCCACTATGTGTGGCAGAACCAGGATGAGACCCGGCGCCCTCTCAAAAGAGTCCCTGTGCTGCAAGTACGCTCTGAGGACTCCTCCACACTCAGCACGGTGGTCTGA